One segment of Longimicrobiaceae bacterium DNA contains the following:
- the egtB gene encoding ergothioneine biosynthesis protein EgtB — MDARERTLLLIGPVSEDDLRAQHSPLMGPILWDLGHIAHFEELWLINNLEGPVEFGEMPGMFNPFEHPRSVRGKLALPTLASELETMADVRRAVLERMSAGDAAGHAAGLLAGGYVYRMVAQHEYQHNETMLQSLQLKEERPYRAPRAVSFGAGKHVGGEKDGMVRFPGGQVEIGTDDRTAAYDNERPRHIVDLPPFWIGAAPVTNGEYVRFVEDGGYRRPELWSDAGWKWRGEADAQAPQFWTCTEDGWQVRHMDRTAPVDPLRPVCHVSWHEAEAYCRWAGVRLPTEQEWEAAASWDPETGTKRAYPWGDDLPGPSDANLDQLAFEAAPVGSYPRNVSPIGCYGMIGDVWEWTSSDFQPWPGYETFPYPEYSEVFFGSDYKVLRGGSWATRPGAIRTTFRNWDYPIRRQIFSGFRVARDG, encoded by the coding sequence ATGGACGCGCGCGAACGCACGCTGCTGCTCATCGGCCCCGTCTCGGAAGACGACCTTCGTGCGCAGCACAGCCCGTTGATGGGCCCGATCCTGTGGGACCTGGGCCACATCGCCCACTTCGAGGAGCTGTGGCTCATCAACAACCTCGAGGGGCCGGTGGAGTTCGGCGAGATGCCGGGGATGTTCAACCCGTTCGAGCACCCCCGCTCCGTCCGCGGCAAGCTCGCGCTGCCCACGCTGGCGAGCGAGCTGGAGACGATGGCGGACGTGCGCCGCGCGGTGCTGGAGCGCATGTCCGCGGGCGACGCGGCCGGGCACGCGGCCGGGCTGCTGGCGGGCGGCTACGTGTACCGCATGGTCGCGCAGCACGAGTACCAGCACAACGAGACCATGCTCCAGTCGCTCCAGCTCAAGGAGGAGCGGCCCTACCGCGCCCCGCGCGCCGTCAGCTTCGGTGCGGGCAAGCACGTCGGCGGCGAGAAGGACGGGATGGTGCGCTTCCCCGGCGGGCAGGTGGAGATCGGGACGGACGACCGCACGGCTGCGTACGACAACGAGCGTCCGCGCCACATCGTCGACCTTCCGCCGTTCTGGATCGGCGCCGCGCCGGTGACCAACGGCGAGTACGTGCGCTTCGTGGAAGACGGGGGATACCGCCGCCCGGAGCTGTGGTCCGACGCGGGGTGGAAGTGGCGCGGGGAGGCGGACGCGCAGGCGCCGCAGTTCTGGACGTGCACGGAAGATGGGTGGCAGGTGCGCCACATGGACCGCACCGCGCCCGTGGACCCGCTGCGCCCGGTCTGCCACGTGAGCTGGCACGAGGCCGAGGCGTACTGCCGCTGGGCCGGCGTGCGTCTCCCCACCGAGCAGGAGTGGGAGGCCGCCGCGTCGTGGGACCCGGAGACGGGGACGAAGCGCGCGTACCCCTGGGGCGACGACCTGCCGGGGCCGAGCGACGCGAACCTGGACCAGCTCGCCTTCGAGGCGGCGCCCGTGGGCAGCTACCCGCGCAACGTGTCGCCCATCGGCTGCTACGGGATGATCGGCGACGTGTGGGAGTGGACGAGCAGCGACTTCCAGCCGTGGCCGGGCTACGAGACGTTTCCGTACCCCGAGTACAGCGAGGTCTTCTTCGGCAGCGACTACAAGGTGCTGCGCGGCGGGTCGTGGGCCACGCGGCCGGGGGCCATCCGCACCACCTTCCGCAACTGGGACTACCCGATTCGCCGGCAGATCTTCAGCGGCTTCCGGGTGGCGCGCGATGGCTGA
- a CDS encoding glutamate-cysteine ligase family protein translates to MSAPRAPLPPDLLAADLHDVSFGMRRSVVRPPVVGAEVELIPVDADTRAVVPIVADEGPSTLPLLRRFGAGHGWREEPSSYGVPRFVLPDGGTITYEPGGQIELSASPFPTVDLLVRSLRNVVVPLREMARGEGIDLLSVGIDPCNAVDDIPLQLPGKRYVALTAFMEAAGTGGTRMMRQTAAFQASLDWGPSPLDTWRMLNAAAPHVVAIFANSPVYRGEATGDRSFRARVWRELDGGRTGILPCAADPVDEYLRFALHAPVILRRAADGAHLPFAEWNARGEATLEDWHLHLTTLFPEIRPKGFVEVRSADAVAPEWYAAPLVLLVGATYHAPSFAEARALLGAPSADLLRAAGRDGLTDPRIASVASDFFQVALRGAAALGRFVSGEMVDEAHEFFERYTRRARSPADDVLDAFACEPAERETVSASA, encoded by the coding sequence ATGAGCGCCCCCCGCGCCCCGCTTCCGCCGGACCTGCTCGCCGCGGACCTGCACGACGTGTCGTTCGGCATGCGCCGCTCCGTCGTCCGCCCGCCCGTGGTGGGCGCCGAGGTGGAGCTGATCCCGGTGGATGCGGACACCCGCGCCGTCGTCCCCATCGTAGCGGACGAAGGCCCCTCCACCCTGCCGCTGCTGCGGCGCTTCGGCGCGGGGCACGGGTGGCGCGAGGAGCCCTCGTCGTACGGAGTGCCGCGCTTCGTGCTGCCGGACGGCGGGACCATCACGTACGAGCCTGGCGGTCAGATCGAGCTGAGCGCATCCCCCTTCCCAACGGTGGACCTGCTCGTCCGCTCGCTGCGCAACGTCGTGGTGCCGCTGCGGGAGATGGCGCGCGGCGAGGGAATCGACCTGCTGAGCGTGGGCATCGACCCCTGCAACGCGGTGGACGACATCCCGTTGCAGCTGCCGGGCAAGCGCTACGTGGCGCTCACCGCGTTCATGGAGGCGGCGGGCACCGGCGGCACGCGGATGATGCGGCAGACGGCGGCGTTCCAGGCCAGCCTGGACTGGGGGCCGAGCCCGCTGGACACGTGGCGGATGCTCAACGCCGCCGCGCCGCACGTGGTCGCCATCTTCGCGAACTCCCCCGTCTATCGCGGCGAGGCGACGGGCGACCGCAGCTTCCGCGCACGCGTGTGGCGCGAGCTGGACGGCGGCCGCACCGGCATCCTCCCCTGCGCGGCCGACCCGGTGGACGAGTATCTCCGCTTCGCCCTCCACGCGCCCGTGATCCTGCGCCGCGCGGCAGACGGGGCGCACCTGCCGTTCGCGGAGTGGAACGCGCGCGGCGAGGCGACGCTGGAGGACTGGCATCTACACCTCACCACGCTCTTTCCGGAGATCCGCCCCAAGGGCTTCGTGGAAGTCCGCTCGGCAGATGCGGTCGCGCCGGAGTGGTACGCCGCGCCGCTCGTGCTGCTCGTGGGCGCCACGTACCACGCCCCCAGCTTCGCCGAAGCGCGAGCGCTCCTCGGCGCGCCCAGCGCCGACCTGCTGCGCGCGGCCGGCCGCGACGGGCTCACGGACCCGCGCATCGCCTCGGTCGCGTCGGACTTCTTCCAGGTCGCGCTCCGCGGGGCCGCCGCGCTCGGCCGCTTCGTCTCCGGCGAGATGGTGGACGAGGCGCACGAGTTCTTCGAGCGTTACACGCGCCGCGCCCGCTCCCCGGCGGACGACGTGCTCGACGCCTTCGCCTGCGAGCCCGCGGAGCGCGAGACGGTGAGCGCATCCGCGTAG
- the egtD gene encoding L-histidine N(alpha)-methyltransferase, translated as MAENACAEARAPAAMLAEIRDGLARPQKELSPKFFYDVRGSQLFEEITRLPEYYLTRTERGLLERWMPVWIAEMRPATLVELGAGSAVKTRIVLDAMVAAGSGEAYAPVDVSAGFLREMASGLRGEYPALSILPVVADMTERFDLPAGLAHPTLHALLGSTIGNFPDGEAVALLSEVRRRMGPADRFLMGVDLRKDPARIEAAYNDTAGVTAEFNLNMLRVLNHETGADFDVRAFRHRAFYEPVRHRIEMHLEASGPQTVHVPGVGPIRIAAGETIRTEVSCKHDRASIDAMFAGAGLRVERWETDDEGLYALMLGSPA; from the coding sequence ATGGCTGAGAACGCCTGCGCCGAGGCGCGCGCCCCCGCCGCCATGCTGGCCGAGATCCGCGACGGCCTGGCCCGCCCGCAGAAGGAGCTTTCGCCCAAGTTCTTCTACGACGTGCGCGGCTCGCAGCTGTTCGAGGAGATCACACGCCTCCCCGAATACTACCTGACGCGCACCGAGCGTGGGCTGCTGGAGCGCTGGATGCCGGTGTGGATCGCGGAGATGCGGCCCGCCACGCTCGTGGAGCTGGGCGCCGGCAGCGCGGTGAAGACGCGCATCGTGCTCGACGCGATGGTGGCCGCGGGCAGCGGGGAGGCGTACGCGCCGGTGGACGTGAGCGCCGGATTCCTGCGGGAGATGGCGTCCGGCCTGCGCGGCGAGTATCCGGCCCTGTCGATCCTCCCCGTCGTGGCGGACATGACGGAGCGTTTCGACCTGCCGGCGGGCCTCGCTCACCCCACGCTTCACGCGCTGCTCGGCAGCACGATCGGCAACTTCCCGGACGGCGAGGCGGTCGCGCTCCTGTCCGAGGTGCGGCGGCGGATGGGGCCGGCCGACCGGTTCCTGATGGGCGTGGATCTCCGCAAGGACCCCGCGCGCATCGAGGCGGCGTACAACGACACGGCAGGGGTGACGGCGGAGTTCAACCTCAACATGCTGCGCGTGCTGAACCACGAGACGGGCGCGGACTTCGACGTGCGCGCCTTCCGCCACCGCGCCTTCTACGAGCCCGTGCGCCACCGCATCGAGATGCACCTGGAGGCGAGCGGGCCCCAGACGGTGCACGTGCCCGGCGTGGGCCCCATCCGCATCGCTGCGGGCGAGACGATCCGCACGGAGGTGAGCTGCAAGCACGACCGCGCCAGCATCGACGCCATGTTCGCCGGCGCCGGCCTGCGCGTGGAGCGCTGGGAGACGGACGACGAAGGGCTGTACGCGCTGATGCTGGGCTCGCCTGCATGA